The Montipora foliosa isolate CH-2021 chromosome 14, ASM3666993v2, whole genome shotgun sequence genome window below encodes:
- the LOC137985321 gene encoding N-acetyllactosaminide beta-1,6-N-acetylglucosaminyl-transferase-like isoform X1, with product MARKRYQIRMMMVMCQRTCRQLGVLPFFILLVLLTMIPFLVFFNVTPVDEFLPPSNGFSLPKEFVSPSHTKVPSLEYCSRRIEENVLFYNLTGRSPPPSSARKLSDYEVFKAFSQLSCQEIVALIASSQPTEQETHFPLAYVLLLYKGAGLLVKQLQFIYMPQNIYCIHIDTSASLEFVNAVESVVRCLPNVFITKRRVKVIYLHVSTVRAQLNCIEDLLENPVPWRYLLNLCGQDFPLYSNRGIVQALKALKGRTNAESCEVKSNEAKKRTKNVHELKRVTGTGQAGHGAYILARTGKDKTPAPYGIKIFKGSSYIAGSREFCRFAAYEEPAKAFLEWLNDTRCADESFFASLYRYPGISGGAPDGRQAEFITRGAVRWYKAKRPEDRCYGHWLRDICVLSLADLSWLFQPKLENMLFIQKIDFDYDNELVDCLYVKVQSRRQHPLSNKEINWYDPCEV from the exons ATGGCCAGAAAACGTTATCAAATAaggatgatgatggtgatgtgCCAAAGAACCTGTAGACAGTTAGGGGTTCTGCCGTTCTTCATATTGTTGGTGTTACTGACGATGATACCCTTCCTGGTCTTCTTCAATGTCACTCCAGTCGATGAATTCTTGCCACCTTCAAACGGTTTTTCGCTGCCTAAGGAATTTGTGTCACCCTCGCATACAAAA GTTCCTTCTTTGGAGTATTGCAGTCGTCGTATAGAAGAGAATGTGTTGTTTTATAATCTCACAGGTCGTTCGCCGCCTCCTTCCTCTGCACGAAAACTTTCGGACTACGAGGTCTTTAAAGCTTTTTCTCAGCTAAGTTGTCAGGAGATAGTTGCGCTAATTGCCAGCTCGCAGCCAACTGAACAGGAAACTCATTTTCCTCTCGCCTATGTTCTGCTGCTTTACAAAGGCGCGGGGTTATTGGTGAAacagcttcaatttatttacaTGCCTCAAAATATCTACTGCATTCACATTGACACATCTGCTTCTTTGGAATTTGTGAACGCTGTCGAGAGCGTTGTTCGATGTTTGCCTAACGTGTTTATCACGAAACGGAGAGTCAAAGTGATTTACCTCCATGTGTCTACTGTTCGAGCGCAGCTGAACTGTATAGAAGATCTTTTGGAGAATCCCGTTCCCTGGCGATATCTATTGAATTTATGTGGTCAAGATTTCCCTTTGTACAGTAATCGAGGTATTGTACAAGCACTGAAAGCTTTGAAGGGTAGAACAAATGCTGAAAGTTGCGAAGTGAAAAGCAATGAAGCAAAAAAGCGAACGAAAAATGTTCATGAACTAAAACGCGTGACTGGGACAGGCCAGGCAGGACACGGGGCCTACATCTTGGCTAGAACAGGGAAAGACAAAACTCCCGCTCCTTACGgaataaaaatctttaaagGGTCATCTTATATTGCAGGATCGAGGGAATTCTGTAGATTTGCGGCTTATGAAGAACCTGCAAAGGCTTTCCTTGAATGGTTGAATGATACCAGGTGTGCCGACGAGTCGTTCTTTGCTTCGCTTTACCGATATCCGGGTATTTCAGGAGGAGCACCAGATGGGCGACAAGCAGAGTTTATAACTCGCGGTGCGGTCAGGTGGTACAAAGCCAAAAGGCCCGAAGATCGCTGCTACGGGCATTGGCTTAGAGATATATGTGTTCTTAGTTTGGCCGACTTGAGCTGGTTATTCCAGCCAAAATTAGAGAACATGCTGTTTATTCAAAAGATTGATTTTGATTATGACAACGAACTCGTTGATTGCCTGTATGTGAAGGTACAGAGCCGGAGGCAGCACCCATTGAGTAACAAAGAGATAAACTGGTATGATCCTTGTGAAGTTTAA
- the LOC137985321 gene encoding N-acetyllactosaminide beta-1,6-N-acetylglucosaminyl-transferase-like isoform X2: MMMVMCQRTCRQLGVLPFFILLVLLTMIPFLVFFNVTPVDEFLPPSNGFSLPKEFVSPSHTKVPSLEYCSRRIEENVLFYNLTGRSPPPSSARKLSDYEVFKALSQLSCQEIVALIASSQPTEQETHFPLAYVLLLYKGAGLLVKQLQFIYMPQNIYCIHIDTSASLEFVNAVESVVRCLPNVFITKRRVKVIYLHVSTVRAQLNCIEDLLENPVPWRYLLNLCGQDFPLYSNRGIVQALKALKGRTNAESCEVKSNEAKKRTKNVHELKRVNGTGQLGHEAYLLARTGKDKTPAPYGMKIFKGSSYIAGSREFCRFAAYEEPAKAFLEWLNDTRCADESFFASLYRYPGISGGAPDGRQAEFITRGAVRWYKAKRPEDRCYGHWLRDICVLSLADLSWLFEPKLENMLFIQKIDFDYDNELVDCLYVKVQSRRQHPLSNKEINWFLLWSIAVVV, from the exons atgatgatggtgatgtgCCAAAGAACCTGTAGACAGTTAGGGGTTCTGCCGTTCTTCATATTGTTGGTGTTACTGACGATGATACCCTTCCTGGTCTTCTTCAATGTCACTCCAGTCGATGAATTCTTGCCACCTTCAAACGGTTTTTCGCTGCCTAAGGAATTTGTGTCACCCTCGCATACAAAA GTTCCTTCTTTGGAGTATTGCAGTCGTCGTATAGAAGAGAATGTGTTGTTTTATAATCTCACAGGTCGTTCGCCGCCTCCTTCCTCTGCACGAAAACTTTCTGACTACGAGGTCTTTAAAGCACTTTCTCAGCTAAGTTGTCAGGAGATAGTTGCGCTAATTGCCAGCTCGCAGCCAACTGAACAGGAAACTCATTTTCCTCTCGCCTATGTTCTGCTGCTTTACAAAGGCGCGGGGTTATTGGTGAAacagcttcaatttatttacaTGCCTCAAAATATCTACTGCATTCACATTGACACATCTGCTTCTTTGGAATTTGTGAACGCTGTCGAGAGCGTTGTTCGATGTTTGCCTAACGTGTTTATCACGAAACGGAGAGTCAAAGTGATTTACCTCCATGTGTCTACTGTTCGAGCGCAGCTGAACTGTATAGAAGATCTTTTGGAGAATCCCGTTCCCTGGCGATATTTATTGAATTTATGTGGTCAAGATTTCCCTTTGTACAGTAATCGAGGTATTGTACAAGCGCTGAAAGCTTTGAAGGGTAGAACAAATGCTGAAAGTTGCGAAGTGAAAAGCAATGAAGCAAAAAAGCGAACGAAAAATGTTCATGAACTAAAACGCGTGAATGGGACAGGCCAGCTGGGACACGAGGCCTACCTCTTGGCTAGAACAGGGAAAGACAAAACCCCCGCTCCTTACGGAATGAAAATCTTTAAAGGGTCATCTTATATTGCAGGATCGAGGGAATTCTGTAGATTTGCGGCTTATGAAGAACCTGCAAAGGCTTTCCTTGAATGGTTGAATGATACCAGGTGTGCCGACGAGTCGTTCTTTGCTTCGCTTTACCGATATCCGGGTATTTCAGGAGGAGCACCAGATGGGCGACAAGCAGAGTTTATAACTCGCGGTGCGGTCAGGTGGTACAAAGCCAAAAGGCCCGAAGATCGCTGCTACGGGCATTGGCTTCGAGATATATGTGTTCTTAGTTTGGCCGACTTGAGCTGGTTATTCGAGCCAAAATTAGAGAACATGCTGTTTATTCAAAAGATTGATTTTGATTATGACAACGAACTCGTTGATTGCCTGTATGTGAAGGTACAGAGCCGGAGGCAGCACCCATTGAGTAACAAAGAGATAAACTG GTTCCTTCTTTGGAGTATTGCAGTCGTCGTATAG
- the LOC137985548 gene encoding N-acetyllactosaminide beta-1,6-N-acetylglucosaminyl-transferase-like, translating to MARKRYQIMMMMMCRRTCRQSKALPLFTLLVLMTMILFLVFFNVTQVDEFLPSSNVLSLPKEFVAPSHTKLPSLEYCSRRIEENMLFYNLTGRSPPPSSQRKLSDYEVFKTLSQLSCQEIVALIASSQPTEQETHFPLAYVLLLYKGAGLLVKQLQFIYMPQNIYCIHIDTSASLEFVNAVESVVRCLPNVFITKRRVKVIYRHVSTVRAQLNCIEDLLENPVPWRYLLNLCGQDFPLYSNRGIVEALKALKGRTNAESCEVKSNEALKMRTGKVHEVKRVTGTGQAGHEANRLFRTGKDKTPAPYGMKIFKGSSYIAGSREFCRFAAYEEPAKALLEWLNDTSCADESFFASLYRYPGISGGAPDGRRAEFITRGAVRWYKAKRPEDRCYGHWLRDICVLSLADLSWLFAPKLENMLFIQKIDFDYDNELVDCLYLKVQSRRPHPLSNKEINWYDPCEV from the exons ATGGCCAGAAAGCGTTAtcaaataatgatgatgatgatgtgccGAAGAACCTGTAGACAGTCAAAGGCTTTGCCGTTGTTCACATTGTTGGTGTTAATGACGATGATACTCTTCCTTGTCTTCTTCAATGTCACTCAAGTCGATGAATTCTTGCCGTCTTCAAACGTTTTATCGCTGCCAAAGGAATTTGTGGCACCCTCGCACACAAAA CTTCCTTCTTTGGAGTATTGCAGTCGTCGTATAGAAGAGAATATGTTGTTTTATAACCTCACAGGTCGTTCGCCGCCTCCTTCTTCTCAACGAAAACTTTCTGACTACGAGGTCTTTAAAACACTTTCTCAGCTAAGTTGTCAGGAGATAGTTGCGCTAATTGCCAGCTCGCAGCCAACTGAACAGGAAACTCATTTTCCTCTCGCCTATGTTCTGCTGCTTTACAAAGGCGCGGGGTTATTGGTGAAacagcttcaatttatttacaTGCCTCAAAATATCTACTGCATTCACATTGACACATCTGCTTCTTTGGAATTTGTGAACGCTGTCGAGAGCGTTGTTCGGTGTTTGCCTAACGTGTTTATTACGAAACGGAGAGTCAAAGTGATTTACCGCCATGTGTCTACTGTTCGAGCTCAGCTGAACTGTATAGAAGATCTTTTGGAGAATCCCGTTCCCTGGCGATATTTATTGAATTTATGTGGTCAAGATTTCCCTTTGTACAGTAATCGAGGTATTGTAGAAGCACTGAAAGCTTTGAAGGGTAGAACAAATGCTGAAAGTTGCGAAGTGAAAAGCAATGAAGCACTGAAAATGCGAACGGGCAAAGTTCACGAAGTAAAACGCGTGACTGGGACAGGCCAGGCCGGACACGAGGCCAACCGCTTGTTTAGAACAGGGAAAGACAAAACTCCCGCTCCTTACGGAATGAAAATCTTTAAAGGGTCATCTTATATTGCAGGATCGAGGGAATTCTGTAGATTTGCGGCTTATGAAGAACCTGCAAAGGCTTTGCTGGAATGGTTGAATGATACCAGTTGTGCCGACGAGTCGTTCTTTGCTTCGCTTTACCGATATCCGGGTATTTCAGGAGGAGCACCAGATGGGCGACGAGCAGAGTTTATAACTCGCGGTGCGGTCAGGTGGTACAAAGCCAAAAGGCCCGAAGATCGCTGCTACGGGCATTGGCTTCGAGATATATGTGTTCTTAGTTTGGCCGACTTGAGCTGGTTATTCGCGCCAAAATTAGAGAACATGCTGTTTATTCAAAAGATTGATTTTGATTATGACAACGAACTCGTTGATTGCCTGTATTTGAAGGTACAGAGCCGGAGGCCGCACCCATTGAGTAACAAAGAGATAAACTGGTATGATCCTTGTGAAGTTTAA